From Candidatus Equadaptatus faecalis:
GGCAGAGGAAAAAGAAAGCGGAAGCGTCAACCTTCTCGGCGTAACGCCGCTTGATTTCTCGGTGACGGGAAATGCGGAAGCGCTGAAAACTTTCTTTGAGAATAAGGGACTTAAAGTCAATTCGGTGTGGGCAATGAATTCTGCTCCCGAAGAACTGAAACGCGCCGGAAAAGCGGAAATAAACGTTGTCGTTTCTTCATGCGGCTTCGGAGCGGCGGAAGCTCTGAAAGAAAAATACGGCGCACCGTACGTTGTCGGATGCCCTGTCGGCAAAGCTTTTTCGGAAGAAATATTGTGTGCAATTAAAGATAAATCCAATGTAAAACAGCCTAAAATAAAGCCGTCTAAAAATTACGTCATAGGCGAGGCTGTAACCGCCTGTTCAATACGCGCGGCGCTGAAACGCGATTTCGGAATTGACGCGAACGTAATATGCCCGACGGAATACTCTTTCGGACAGCTTTTTGAAAACGACGCAGAGGCGCGCTATGAAGACGAAATCGAAACGGCGCTTCGCGGTGCGGAGCTTGTGATTGCTGACCCAATGTATCTGCCCGTTATTTCGCCTGAAACGAAATTTATCCCGTTCCCTCACGAAGCCTGCTCAGGAAGAATGTACAGAAAAGACATTCCGATGTTTATCGGCGGCGCTTTCAATAAATGGATTGAAAAAGCACTTTCATAGTCCGTTTGATTTTTTTACGGTATAAGTGTAGTATTTTACGGTGATAAACAAATCCAAAAGGGGCTGACTCCATGTTTGTTGACCTTAAGCTTGCACAGGAAATAACGGAAAAATACGGCACGCCAGTGTACGTTTACAGCGAAAAAGAACTTCGCGCGCACTGCCGCGAAATGCTTGAAGCCTTTGACGGTATGCTGATACCCAGCTACTCGATCAAAGCCAACACGAACATTCACCTCATGAAAATAATCCGCGAAGAAGGCTTTTACTGCGATGCAATGTCGCCGGGCGAAATCTTCCTTGCCGAAAAGGCGGGCTTTACGGACGCGGAAATCTACTGCATAACAAACAACGTTTCGGCGGAAGAAATGAAATTCGCGATAGACAGAAACGTGCTTCTCAGCGTTGACTCACTCAGCCAGCTTGAAACCTACGGCAAAATAAACCCGGGCGGAAGAATTTCAATCCGCGTCAATCCAGGCTACGGAATGGGCGCAGGCCACGACAAAAAAGTTATCACCGCGGGACACGAAACGAAATTCGGCGTTCAGGCGGAACTGTTTGACCAGGTCGCCCCTGTGCTTGACAGATACAAACTGCGCCTTGTCGGAGTTCAGCAGCACATAGGCTCGCTGTTCCTTGACCCTATTCCGTACATCGACGCCGCAAAAGCGCTTCTCGAGCTCGTGAAACGCTGCTTCCCGGGACTCGAATTCGTTGATTTCGGCGGAGGCTTCGGCTGCCCTTACAAACCAGGAGAGCCGCGCCTTGACTTCAAGGAATTTATGAAACAGTTCCGTCCCATACTCGAAGAATTCCGCGAAGGCTACGATAACAAAAAGGTTGAATTCAACTGCGAACCAGGCCGCTACGTGGTTGCGGAAAGCTCCGTAATACTCGGCAGGGTTCATTCGATAAAAGACAACTACGGCTCAAAATACGTTGGAACAGACATTGGCTTCAATGTTCTTCAGCGCCCCGTAATGTACGACTCTTACCACCACATAACGGTGCTCGGCGGCGGAGACGTAAGCCTTAAGCCTGCAGACGGTTCCGTAAACGTTGTCGGCAACATCTGCGAAAGCGGCGATGTGCTCGCGCATGACAGAAACATAGGACCAGTGCGCGAAGGCGACCTGATAGCCGTTGAAAACGCGGGGGCATACGGCTTCTGCATGTCCTCAAACTACAACTGCCGGCTGAAACCTGCGGAAGTGCTAATCAAAGAAGACGGCACCCTGCAGTGCATAAGAAGGGCAGACACCTTTGAAGACCTTATGAGGAACTTCTAAAATACAAAAGAAATGACAAAACGCGTCATACTTGCCATAGGCGGAAATGCGCTCGGGCACACTCACAGCGAACAGCTTGAAGGGGCAAAACTTGCCGCTTCGTGTGCCGCTGACATGATACAGGAAGGCTGGAGCGTTGTAATAACGCACGGAAACGGCCCTCAGCTCGGCATTCTTGAAAGCGTGCTGAAAAGACTTGCCGAAACGAACGCGAAAGCGGCTGAAGTCCCGTTCTCCGCAAAAATAGCGATGACACAGGCATACATAGGCGGCGACATTAAAAACGCGCTTAGTGCTGAATTTGAAAAACGCGGAATGACAGATGCCGAAGCGGAATCGATAATCACCGAAGTGCTTGTTGACGAAAACGACCCCGCGTTTTGCAACCCCTCAAAACCGATAGGGGAATTCATGAGCAAAGAAGAAGCGGAAGCACTTTCCGCAAAAACGGGAACAGCGGTTATGGAAGACGCGGGACGCGGCTACAGACAGGCGGTTGCATCGCCGAAACCGCTTGAAATCCTGAAAATAAAAGAAATACGCGAGGCGGCGGACAAAGGAAAAGTCGTAATCACCTGCGGAGGCGCAGGAATACCCGTTGTAAAAGACGGCGAAGGGTACAGAAGCGTACACGCGGTCATAGACAAAGACTACGTATCCGCGCTGCTTGCGGAACAGCTTGGCGCGGACTGTCTGCTGATAATCACCGGCATCGAAAAAGTGTCGGTAAACTACAGAAAACCGAACGAAACAGACCTGGGCGCAATAACCGTCGGCGAAGCGCAGAAATACATAGCCGACGGACAATTCGCCGCAGGCTCAATGCTCCCCAAAATGGAAGCGGCGGCGGATTTTGCCCGCTCAGCAAACGGAAGAAAAACCATAATCACAAACCTTGAAAACGCGTTCGCCGCCTTCAAAGGCGAAACGGGAACGCGCATAGTCAGCGGCACGTCCGCAAAAGGCAGATTCTGCCTGAAATAACTCTCTGAAAAACCGGATAAAACCCCGCAACTTACTTTCGCAAAACTAAACAGCCTTATGTCGCTTGCAAAAAACGCCAACCCCGAGTAAAATAAAGTCGCACTTTAGATTTCTCGGGGAGGCGGCGCAATGTACATCAGACGGCACATGGAACGACAGCTGCTTAAAGCGGCGGAACACAATCCTGTACTGATTGTCTGCGGACAGCGGCAGGTCGGCAAATCGACCATGCTCTGTCACATAAAAGAAGAGAAACGGCGTTACGTAACGCTTGACGATGCCAAAGCGCTGAACCTTGCGCTCAAAGATTCCGCACTCTTCTTTGAAACCTACGGAA
This genomic window contains:
- a CDS encoding oxidoreductase, with amino-acid sequence AEEKESGSVNLLGVTPLDFSVTGNAEALKTFFENKGLKVNSVWAMNSAPEELKRAGKAEINVVVSSCGFGAAEALKEKYGAPYVVGCPVGKAFSEEILCAIKDKSNVKQPKIKPSKNYVIGEAVTACSIRAALKRDFGIDANVICPTEYSFGQLFENDAEARYEDEIETALRGAELVIADPMYLPVISPETKFIPFPHEACSGRMYRKDIPMFIGGAFNKWIEKALS
- the lysA gene encoding diaminopimelate decarboxylase, which codes for MFVDLKLAQEITEKYGTPVYVYSEKELRAHCREMLEAFDGMLIPSYSIKANTNIHLMKIIREEGFYCDAMSPGEIFLAEKAGFTDAEIYCITNNVSAEEMKFAIDRNVLLSVDSLSQLETYGKINPGGRISIRVNPGYGMGAGHDKKVITAGHETKFGVQAELFDQVAPVLDRYKLRLVGVQQHIGSLFLDPIPYIDAAKALLELVKRCFPGLEFVDFGGGFGCPYKPGEPRLDFKEFMKQFRPILEEFREGYDNKKVEFNCEPGRYVVAESSVILGRVHSIKDNYGSKYVGTDIGFNVLQRPVMYDSYHHITVLGGGDVSLKPADGSVNVVGNICESGDVLAHDRNIGPVREGDLIAVENAGAYGFCMSSNYNCRLKPAEVLIKEDGTLQCIRRADTFEDLMRNF
- a CDS encoding carbamate kinase — protein: MTKRVILAIGGNALGHTHSEQLEGAKLAASCAADMIQEGWSVVITHGNGPQLGILESVLKRLAETNAKAAEVPFSAKIAMTQAYIGGDIKNALSAEFEKRGMTDAEAESIITEVLVDENDPAFCNPSKPIGEFMSKEEAEALSAKTGTAVMEDAGRGYRQAVASPKPLEILKIKEIREAADKGKVVITCGGAGIPVVKDGEGYRSVHAVIDKDYVSALLAEQLGADCLLIITGIEKVSVNYRKPNETDLGAITVGEAQKYIADGQFAAGSMLPKMEAAADFARSANGRKTIITNLENAFAAFKGETGTRIVSGTSAKGRFCLK